In the genome of Vibrio sp. NTOU-M3, one region contains:
- a CDS encoding TRAP transporter substrate-binding protein, producing MFKPLTLLSVSAVALTSFNAMANCDPGETVIKFSHVTNTDKHPKGIAASLLEQRVNEEMNGKVCMQVFPNSTLYDDNKVLEALLNGDVQLAAPSLSKFEKFTKKYRIFDLPFLFEDVAAVDRFQNSESGEKLKNAMKRRGLQGLAFWHNGMKQMSANKPLLSPADAKGLKFRVQASDVLVAQFEQLGANPQKMSFKEVYGGLQTKVIDGQENTWSNIYGKKFFEVQDGITETNHGILDYLVVTSNDFWKGLPADQREQLNTIIQEVTQQRNAESTAVNLANKNNIIEAGGEVRALTPEQRQAWVTALQPVWKKFEKDIGSDLIEAALASNN from the coding sequence ATGTTTAAGCCTTTGACTCTACTGTCTGTATCTGCTGTCGCACTCACCAGTTTTAATGCAATGGCAAATTGTGATCCGGGTGAAACCGTCATTAAATTTAGCCATGTGACCAATACCGACAAACACCCAAAAGGCATTGCTGCTTCACTGCTGGAACAACGCGTGAATGAAGAGATGAATGGCAAGGTGTGTATGCAGGTGTTCCCAAACTCGACGCTTTATGATGACAACAAAGTGCTGGAAGCGCTGTTAAATGGTGACGTGCAACTTGCTGCCCCTTCTCTTTCCAAGTTTGAAAAGTTCACGAAAAAATACCGCATCTTCGATCTGCCATTTTTGTTTGAAGACGTAGCAGCGGTGGACCGTTTCCAAAACTCAGAATCTGGTGAAAAACTGAAAAATGCAATGAAGCGCCGCGGTTTACAAGGTCTGGCATTTTGGCATAACGGCATGAAACAAATGTCGGCAAATAAACCGCTACTTTCCCCTGCGGATGCCAAAGGGTTGAAATTCCGTGTTCAAGCTTCGGATGTTTTAGTAGCTCAATTTGAACAGCTTGGTGCCAACCCGCAGAAGATGTCATTTAAAGAAGTGTATGGCGGCCTACAAACCAAAGTTATTGATGGTCAGGAAAATACTTGGTCGAACATCTACGGTAAAAAGTTCTTCGAGGTACAAGACGGGATCACAGAAACCAATCACGGAATTCTTGATTACTTAGTTGTGACATCGAATGACTTTTGGAAAGGGCTACCAGCTGATCAGCGTGAGCAGCTAAACACCATTATCCAAGAGGTAACTCAGCAGCGTAATGCGGAATCTACAGCCGTGAACTTAGCCAATAAGAACAACATCATTGAAGCGGGTGGTGAAGTGCGCGCATTGACGCCAGAGCAACGCCAAGCTTGGGTAACGGCACTGCAGCCAGTATGGAAGAAGTTTGAAAAGGACATCGGTTCTGATCTGATTGAAGCGGCATTAGCTTCAAACAACTAA
- a CDS encoding TRAP transporter small permease, with protein sequence MDQSIFSKVGKVTDAIEESLIAFFLGAMTLLTFANVIFRYVFNDNILWALELTVFMFAWMVLVGASYGVKKHFHIGVDVIINLAPDNLRKVYALLAAACCLAFSILLLIGSWNYWYPFATERAWYETDDIPMPEMLQFLADWLNEGERYEKLPRFIPYMALPIGMALLTFRFLQATIQIATGKLDRLIAGHEAEEDLEALKADMAQAGEAMAPKSDNNQNGKER encoded by the coding sequence ATGGATCAGTCTATTTTTTCTAAGGTCGGAAAAGTAACCGATGCAATTGAGGAGAGCTTGATTGCATTCTTTCTTGGAGCGATGACGTTGCTGACATTTGCCAACGTGATTTTTCGCTACGTATTTAACGACAACATCCTTTGGGCATTAGAGCTTACGGTTTTCATGTTTGCTTGGATGGTGCTGGTTGGTGCGTCCTACGGCGTGAAAAAGCATTTCCACATTGGCGTCGATGTCATCATTAACCTTGCCCCAGATAACTTACGTAAAGTGTATGCGCTGTTGGCAGCGGCTTGCTGCTTAGCGTTTTCAATCTTGTTGCTTATTGGGTCATGGAATTATTGGTATCCGTTTGCCACTGAACGTGCGTGGTATGAAACCGACGATATTCCGATGCCTGAAATGCTGCAGTTTCTTGCGGATTGGCTCAACGAAGGCGAACGCTACGAAAAGTTACCCCGTTTTATTCCTTACATGGCATTACCGATCGGCATGGCTTTGCTGACGTTTCGCTTTCTTCAAGCCACGATTCAAATCGCGACGGGTAAACTTGATCGCTTGATTGCCGGCCATGAAGCAGAAGAAGATTTAGAGGCGTTAAAAGCCGATATGGCACAAGCTGGCGAGGCGATGGCGCCAAAATCTGATAACAATCAAAATGGCAAGGAGCGCTAA
- a CDS encoding ABC transporter ATP-binding protein gives MATLELKQIRKTYPKADQETLKGIDISIDSGEFLILVGPSGCGKSTLMNTIAGLENISSGEIVIDGLDVSQIEPKDRDIAMVFQSYALYPNMTVRGNIEFGLKIRKMPQAKIDAEVQRVAEMLQIDHLLDRKPSQLSGGQRQRVAMGRALARKPKLYLFDEPLSNLDAKLRVEMRHQIKRLHQQLNTTIVYVTHDQIEAMTLADRIAVMKDGVLQQLGTPHEIYTKPNNMFVAGFMGSPSMNFIKTMVDLDQQEQPVIKVKGSNNQEHHIKLPASMREQDGKEIVIGLRPEHITEKQNPESQATTQLDIQLEVLEPTGPDTIAMIKVNDQEVACRLSPEFDVQVGQLAGLHFDLDKAVYFDAQTEQRIDF, from the coding sequence ATGGCAACACTTGAACTTAAACAGATCCGCAAAACCTATCCAAAAGCGGATCAAGAGACTTTAAAAGGGATTGATATCAGCATCGACTCGGGAGAGTTTCTGATTTTGGTTGGCCCGTCGGGATGTGGTAAATCCACCCTAATGAACACCATTGCTGGGCTTGAAAATATTAGCTCTGGTGAGATTGTTATCGATGGCTTAGATGTGTCTCAAATTGAACCGAAAGATCGTGATATCGCCATGGTGTTTCAGTCTTACGCGCTGTATCCGAATATGACGGTGCGTGGCAACATCGAGTTTGGGCTAAAAATTCGCAAAATGCCGCAAGCGAAAATCGATGCAGAAGTACAGCGCGTGGCGGAAATGTTGCAAATTGACCACTTACTGGATCGTAAACCTTCCCAATTGTCGGGTGGTCAGCGTCAGCGAGTCGCAATGGGTCGAGCGTTGGCTCGTAAACCTAAATTGTATTTATTTGATGAGCCACTTTCGAACCTTGACGCCAAGCTTCGTGTGGAAATGCGCCATCAGATCAAACGCCTGCATCAGCAGCTCAATACCACTATTGTTTACGTCACGCATGATCAAATCGAAGCCATGACGTTAGCCGATCGTATCGCGGTGATGAAAGATGGCGTTTTACAACAGCTAGGGACGCCTCATGAGATATATACCAAACCAAACAATATGTTTGTTGCTGGTTTTATGGGGTCACCGTCAATGAACTTCATTAAAACCATGGTGGATTTAGATCAACAAGAGCAGCCAGTAATTAAAGTGAAGGGCAGCAACAATCAAGAGCATCACATTAAGCTTCCTGCGTCTATGCGTGAACAAGATGGCAAAGAGATCGTGATTGGACTTCGCCCTGAGCATATAACTGAAAAACAAAATCCTGAATCACAAGCAACCACTCAACTTGATATTCAATTAGAGGTTTTGGAACCCACAGGACCAGACACCATCGCGATGATTAAAGTCAATGATCAAGAAGTGGCGTGTCGCTTATCGCCAGAGTTTGATGTCCAAGTGGGGCAATTGGCAGGGCTGCATTTTGACTTAGATAAAGCCGTTTATTTTGACGCGCAAACAGAGCAACGCATCGACTTCTAA
- a CDS encoding response regulator translates to MNAKILVVDDDQEIRELLDEYLTKTGYQVMAVADGEQLRKHLDNHGFPDLILLDVMLPGDDGFTLCQQVRRESSVPIIMLTAVSDDTDQIIGLEIGADDYIAKPFNPRHLTARIKAVLRRVQLPEEKPSDSLPKQITFGDWQLDTLAHRITHLENQQTHDLSGSDFALLMLFLNRPNEVLDRDTISFATRGREALPFERGIDVQLSRLRQRLGDSGKYPQYIKTMRGNGYILAVPVSYEH, encoded by the coding sequence ATGAACGCGAAAATACTTGTTGTCGATGATGATCAAGAAATTAGGGAACTGTTAGATGAATACCTAACAAAAACAGGCTATCAGGTGATGGCGGTTGCTGATGGGGAACAGTTGAGAAAACACCTGGATAATCACGGTTTTCCTGATTTGATCCTATTGGATGTCATGCTTCCGGGTGATGACGGCTTTACGCTGTGCCAACAGGTGCGACGAGAGTCAAGTGTCCCGATTATTATGCTAACGGCGGTCTCGGACGATACTGATCAAATTATTGGCTTAGAAATTGGTGCTGATGATTATATTGCCAAGCCATTCAACCCACGTCATTTAACGGCTCGGATTAAAGCGGTGTTAAGACGAGTTCAATTACCAGAAGAGAAGCCAAGCGACAGTTTACCCAAGCAAATCACCTTTGGTGACTGGCAATTGGATACTTTGGCTCACCGAATTACTCACCTTGAGAATCAGCAAACCCATGACTTATCTGGCAGTGATTTTGCGTTGCTTATGCTGTTCTTAAATCGCCCGAATGAAGTGTTGGATCGCGATACCATTTCTTTTGCAACGAGAGGTCGTGAAGCCTTGCCATTTGAGCGCGGAATTGATGTGCAGTTAAGCCGTTTGCGCCAGAGATTGGGCGACAGTGGTAAGTACCCGCAATACATAAAAACCATGCGTGGGAATGGGTACATTTTAGCAGTGCCGGTCAGCTATGAACATTAA
- a CDS encoding ATP-binding protein, with translation MNINPWRWLKSLKPNSLVSRTLGLTLLAVLLAQGIATAIWYSESKQKELAGIRDASESMANMFASTVTFFQSLPVRYRHIVLDQIRNMGGTRFFVSFNKDQLVVEPIADTQLKMASIAAIEQVLNNKLPKASAISVDFSHPDNLRLLKNDIYLHDLPKSWAHHTLTLSPIDPPVLVVQIEIAPSEWVYIAALLPAPYVTLDDTLIDREQIVFLFLSTTILLILTYLLVRRQVKPLKRLAKAANEMSMDIDQLPIQEDGASELVTATRAFNRMQQRIRRYVADREHLFSSISHDLKTPITRLRLRAELLESDVKRSKFNKDLDELEMMVKGALQCVKDTDMHENNAYIDLNDMIDSVIEQHNQAQEWVHFTPVNIGLVVAKPLAIKRVLSNLIENAVKYGGETEVTISRSEEWITVTITDQGQGIPEDKLEAVFEPYFRLAKDDKGHGLGLGICRNILHGHGGDLIIDNLPNSGLRAQVFIPPGLEV, from the coding sequence ATGAACATTAATCCATGGCGCTGGTTGAAAAGCTTGAAGCCCAATTCTTTGGTGTCAAGAACGTTGGGGCTGACCTTGTTGGCTGTATTACTGGCGCAAGGGATAGCAACAGCGATTTGGTATAGCGAATCAAAACAAAAAGAGCTGGCAGGGATTCGTGATGCATCTGAAAGCATGGCCAATATGTTTGCCTCCACCGTGACCTTTTTCCAATCTCTGCCGGTGCGCTATCGCCATATTGTGCTCGACCAAATCCGTAATATGGGTGGGACGCGCTTTTTCGTTTCTTTTAATAAAGATCAGCTGGTTGTAGAACCGATTGCCGACACTCAATTAAAAATGGCCTCGATAGCCGCCATTGAACAGGTCTTGAACAATAAACTTCCCAAGGCCTCTGCCATCTCAGTGGACTTTTCTCATCCAGATAATTTGCGTTTGCTGAAAAACGACATCTACTTGCATGATCTCCCTAAATCTTGGGCGCATCATACGCTTACCTTATCGCCGATTGACCCACCGGTCTTGGTGGTGCAAATCGAAATCGCACCGTCGGAGTGGGTTTATATTGCCGCGCTTTTGCCAGCGCCATACGTCACGCTTGATGACACGTTGATTGACAGGGAACAGATAGTGTTTTTGTTCCTCTCGACTACGATTTTACTCATTCTTACCTATTTATTGGTGCGTCGTCAGGTGAAGCCGCTTAAGCGTTTAGCCAAAGCAGCAAATGAAATGAGTATGGATATTGACCAGCTCCCAATCCAAGAAGATGGGGCCAGTGAGTTGGTGACGGCAACTCGGGCGTTTAATCGGATGCAGCAGCGGATCCGTCGTTATGTCGCCGACAGAGAACACTTGTTTTCTTCCATTTCTCACGACTTAAAAACTCCAATCACCCGGCTGCGCTTGCGAGCAGAACTGTTAGAAAGTGATGTGAAACGCAGCAAGTTTAACAAAGACTTAGATGAGCTGGAGATGATGGTGAAAGGGGCATTGCAGTGCGTTAAAGATACGGATATGCATGAAAATAATGCCTACATTGATCTTAATGACATGATCGATTCAGTCATCGAGCAGCATAACCAAGCGCAAGAGTGGGTGCACTTTACGCCAGTCAATATAGGGCTAGTGGTAGCAAAGCCATTGGCGATAAAGCGTGTGCTGAGTAATCTTATTGAAAATGCGGTTAAGTACGGTGGTGAAACCGAGGTGACGATTTCACGTTCTGAAGAGTGGATCACTGTAACGATAACTGATCAAGGACAAGGGATCCCAGAAGACAAATTAGAAGCGGTGTTCGAGCCGTATTTTCGCTTAGCCAAAGATGATAAAGGCCACGGTTTAGGGCTGGGAATTTGCCGTAATATTCTTCACGGACATGGCGGAGATCTCATTATTGATAACTTGCCAAATAGTGGTCTTCGGGCGCAAGTCTTTATTCCACCGGGGTTAGAGGTGTAG
- a CDS encoding carbohydrate ABC transporter permease, with the protein MEHVLNRSGKKSAPKFSFADKLQHWLPKIVLAPTVLVTIVCIYGYIFWTAALSMTNSRFLPSFNFIGFDQYEKLMDNDRWITSITNLGIFGLLFMLVAIGLGVGLAILLDQNIRQEGAIRTIYLYPMALSFIVTGTAWKWILNPGLGIEKLMQDWGFSDFSFNWLVDSEMSVYTLVIAAVWQSSGFVMAMFLAGLRGIDSSIIKAAQIDGASLPTIYGRIILPCLRPVFFSAVIITSHIAIKSFDLVTAMTAGGPGYSSDLPALFMYAHSFTRGQIGLGAASAMMMLAGILAILVPYLYSELREKKS; encoded by the coding sequence ATGGAGCATGTATTGAATCGGTCTGGCAAGAAGTCAGCACCGAAGTTCAGTTTTGCCGATAAGTTGCAACATTGGTTACCAAAAATCGTATTAGCACCTACGGTATTGGTCACTATTGTCTGCATCTATGGCTACATATTCTGGACAGCGGCGCTGTCGATGACCAACTCGCGCTTTTTACCAAGTTTCAACTTCATCGGTTTCGATCAGTATGAAAAGTTGATGGACAATGATCGCTGGATCACGTCGATCACCAACCTTGGTATTTTTGGATTGTTGTTCATGTTGGTCGCCATTGGACTGGGTGTGGGACTCGCGATTTTGCTGGATCAAAACATTCGTCAGGAAGGCGCGATTCGCACTATTTATCTCTACCCGATGGCGCTGTCGTTTATTGTGACCGGTACGGCGTGGAAATGGATTCTCAACCCGGGTCTTGGTATCGAAAAATTGATGCAAGATTGGGGATTCAGTGACTTTTCTTTTAACTGGCTGGTGGATTCCGAGATGTCGGTCTACACGCTGGTGATTGCGGCGGTGTGGCAGTCTTCCGGTTTTGTGATGGCCATGTTTTTGGCTGGGCTACGTGGCATTGATTCCTCCATCATCAAAGCGGCGCAAATCGATGGGGCGAGCCTACCCACCATTTATGGGCGCATTATCTTACCTTGCCTGCGTCCTGTATTTTTCAGTGCGGTGATCATCACCTCTCACATTGCGATTAAGAGTTTTGATTTAGTGACGGCAATGACCGCTGGCGGACCGGGCTATTCATCGGATTTACCTGCGTTATTTATGTACGCCCACTCATTTACTCGTGGTCAGATAGGTCTTGGTGCTGCGAGTGCTATGATGATGCTCGCTGGCATTCTGGCGATTCTAGTGCCGTACCTCTATTCCGAATTGAGGGAGAAAAAATCATGA
- a CDS encoding TRAP transporter large permease, giving the protein MDILILFIMVIGFMLIGVPIAVSLGLSSILFLMMHSDASLASVAQTLFNAFAGHYTLLAIPFFILASSFMSTGGVAKRIIRFAIAMVGWFRGGLAMASVVACMMFAALSGSSPATVVAIGSIVIAGMIKNGYSKEFAAGVICNAGTLGILIPPSIVMVVYAAATDVSVGRMFLGGVIPGLLAGVMLMIAIYIAARVKNLPKQPFVGWKEMFDSAKDASWGLLLVVIILGGIYGGVFTPTEAAAVAAVYSFLIANFVYKDMGPFADQQNTKPMLVKVLQAFVHKDTKHTLYEAGKLTIMLLFIIANALILKHVLTEERIPQMITESMLSAGLGPITFLIVVNLLLLIGGQFMEPSGLLIIVAPLVFPIAIALGIDPIHLGIMMVVNMEIGMITPPVGLNLFVTAGVAKMSMMQVVKAALPWVAVMFLFLIIVTYVPWVSTWLPTTLMGPEIITK; this is encoded by the coding sequence ATGGATATTCTGATTTTATTCATAATGGTGATTGGTTTCATGCTTATTGGTGTGCCAATTGCTGTCTCTCTGGGACTATCCAGTATCCTCTTTTTGATGATGCACTCTGATGCCTCGTTGGCTTCCGTTGCTCAAACACTGTTTAACGCTTTTGCTGGGCACTACACCTTATTGGCGATCCCGTTTTTCATTTTGGCCTCCAGTTTTATGTCGACCGGTGGTGTAGCGAAGCGGATCATCCGTTTTGCTATTGCGATGGTTGGTTGGTTTCGCGGCGGCTTAGCGATGGCGTCGGTCGTGGCATGTATGATGTTTGCTGCGCTTTCAGGTTCTTCACCTGCAACGGTTGTGGCCATCGGTAGTATTGTCATTGCGGGGATGATCAAAAACGGCTACTCCAAAGAATTTGCCGCTGGGGTAATTTGTAACGCAGGTACGCTGGGGATTTTGATCCCGCCATCAATCGTTATGGTGGTGTATGCCGCGGCGACTGATGTGTCGGTGGGCCGAATGTTCTTAGGTGGCGTGATCCCGGGGCTTTTGGCGGGTGTGATGTTGATGATCGCGATTTATATCGCAGCCAGAGTGAAGAACTTACCTAAACAGCCATTTGTTGGTTGGAAGGAAATGTTTGATTCTGCTAAAGACGCCAGTTGGGGTTTATTGCTGGTGGTGATCATCCTAGGTGGGATTTACGGGGGGGTGTTTACCCCAACGGAAGCCGCTGCCGTGGCCGCGGTGTACTCTTTCTTAATTGCTAACTTTGTTTACAAAGACATGGGCCCGTTTGCTGATCAGCAGAACACTAAGCCGATGTTGGTGAAAGTGTTGCAAGCTTTTGTCCACAAAGACACCAAACACACGCTTTACGAGGCGGGTAAGCTCACCATTATGCTGCTGTTTATCATCGCCAATGCGCTGATCTTAAAGCACGTGCTGACAGAAGAGCGCATCCCTCAAATGATCACGGAATCGATGCTTTCAGCTGGTCTTGGCCCAATCACCTTCTTGATTGTGGTGAACTTATTGCTGCTAATTGGTGGCCAATTTATGGAACCTTCAGGGCTATTGATCATCGTTGCCCCTTTGGTTTTCCCAATTGCGATCGCACTCGGTATTGATCCAATTCATCTTGGCATCATGATGGTGGTGAATATGGAAATCGGCATGATCACCCCGCCTGTTGGTCTCAACTTGTTTGTGACCGCCGGGGTTGCCAAAATGTCGATGATGCAAGTGGTGAAAGCTGCATTGCCATGGGTTGCGGTGATGTTCTTGTTCTTGATTATCGTGACGTATGTGCCTTGGGTATCCACTTGGTTACCGACGACCTTGATGGGACCAGAGATCATCACTAAGTAG
- a CDS encoding heme ABC transporter ATP-binding protein — translation MFAVFNQIKQNQPEQGILYQGQQTVAIQQLSVSLGGRDVLQDIDLTLNRGEFTALLGPNGTGKSTLLKALTGELAAQGQFEVFGQPRDTWPTSTLAKHLGVLPQNSSLSFNFTAREVVALGGIGLTISNTELAQVVQDNMTRTDVLHLAQRAYPTLSGGEKQRVHFARVLTQLHQSGNNKILLLDEPTSALDIHHQHSTLALAQSLAKAGATVVAVLHDLNLAAQYADRLVLLNQGNIVADAPPASALQVDIIEQVYHHRVAVIPHPEYGHPVVIAS, via the coding sequence ATGTTTGCCGTATTTAATCAGATCAAGCAAAATCAACCTGAGCAAGGAATTTTATATCAAGGCCAACAAACCGTAGCGATTCAGCAACTCTCCGTGTCTTTAGGTGGCCGAGATGTTTTACAAGATATCGACCTTACCCTAAACCGCGGCGAATTTACTGCATTGCTCGGCCCAAATGGCACTGGCAAAAGCACGTTGCTGAAAGCGTTAACTGGAGAGCTTGCAGCACAGGGGCAGTTCGAGGTGTTTGGCCAACCGCGTGACACTTGGCCAACGAGCACACTGGCAAAACATCTGGGGGTACTGCCTCAAAACAGTTCATTGTCATTTAATTTTACCGCCAGAGAAGTAGTAGCACTTGGCGGTATTGGCCTCACCATAAGTAACACTGAACTTGCTCAAGTGGTGCAAGACAACATGACACGAACCGACGTGCTCCACTTAGCTCAGCGCGCCTACCCCACTCTTTCAGGCGGTGAAAAACAACGCGTTCATTTCGCCCGAGTACTGACTCAGTTGCATCAAAGTGGCAATAACAAAATCCTGTTACTGGATGAACCAACCTCGGCTCTGGATATTCACCACCAACACAGCACACTTGCTCTGGCACAATCTTTAGCCAAAGCAGGTGCAACGGTTGTTGCCGTGTTGCATGATTTGAATCTGGCGGCACAATACGCAGACAGATTGGTGCTTTTGAATCAAGGAAACATTGTCGCCGATGCCCCACCTGCATCAGCATTGCAAGTAGATATCATTGAACAGGTCTATCACCACAGAGTCGCGGTGATACCTCACCCAGAATATGGTCATCCCGTGGTTATTGCTTCTTAG
- a CDS encoding ABC transporter substrate-binding protein, with amino-acid sequence MKMNKTLLTLSLMSVASFAQAGEVEVLHWWTAGGEAKSAAVLKQMLEQQGHTWKDFAVAGGGGESAMTVLKTRAVSGNPPSAAQIKGHDIQEWGGLGFLTSLDATAKQENWDGILPSVVTKVMKFDGEYVAVPVNVHRVNWIWANPEVLKKSGVSLPTTMDEFFAAAEKIKAAGFVPLAHGGQPWQDATVFEAVALDVLGSEDYNKAFVDLDMDVLSGDKMVEVFTKFKKIRDYIDANSPGRDWNVATSMVINGEAAMQIMGDWAKGEFSAAGKVPGKDYICAPAPGTDGQFTFNIDSFAFFELSDKDNQKAQQDLARTILTKDFQEVFNLNKGSIPVRLDMDMAKFDQCALDSMATFKASAKSGDLVPSMAHGLSTTSYAQGAIFDVVTNFFNDPKADPKQAAKKLAKAVKAAI; translated from the coding sequence ATGAAAATGAACAAAACCCTACTTACTCTTTCGCTGATGTCTGTCGCCAGCTTTGCTCAAGCTGGTGAGGTCGAAGTACTACACTGGTGGACTGCTGGTGGTGAAGCGAAATCGGCTGCGGTACTCAAACAAATGCTCGAACAGCAAGGCCACACATGGAAAGATTTTGCGGTCGCTGGCGGTGGCGGTGAATCGGCCATGACGGTACTTAAAACACGCGCCGTATCAGGCAACCCACCATCAGCTGCGCAAATCAAAGGCCACGATATTCAAGAGTGGGGTGGCTTAGGCTTTCTCACTTCGCTTGATGCCACGGCAAAACAAGAAAATTGGGATGGCATTCTTCCATCGGTGGTAACCAAAGTGATGAAGTTTGATGGTGAGTACGTTGCAGTGCCGGTCAATGTTCACCGTGTAAACTGGATTTGGGCTAACCCAGAAGTATTGAAAAAATCGGGTGTTAGCCTACCGACCACAATGGATGAGTTCTTTGCCGCGGCAGAAAAAATCAAAGCAGCAGGGTTTGTACCATTGGCACATGGTGGTCAACCTTGGCAAGACGCTACGGTTTTTGAAGCGGTCGCGTTAGACGTTTTAGGTAGCGAAGACTACAACAAAGCCTTTGTTGACCTCGACATGGACGTCCTTTCTGGTGATAAAATGGTAGAAGTGTTCACTAAGTTCAAAAAAATCCGTGATTACATTGATGCTAATTCACCGGGACGTGATTGGAACGTCGCGACGTCGATGGTGATCAATGGTGAAGCCGCCATGCAAATCATGGGCGACTGGGCCAAAGGTGAGTTCAGTGCTGCCGGGAAAGTACCGGGTAAAGATTACATTTGTGCGCCAGCTCCGGGGACGGATGGTCAGTTCACATTTAACATCGATAGCTTTGCTTTCTTTGAGCTAAGCGATAAAGACAATCAAAAAGCGCAGCAAGATTTGGCGCGGACTATTCTGACGAAAGACTTCCAAGAAGTATTTAACCTCAACAAGGGTTCTATCCCGGTTCGTTTGGATATGGACATGGCGAAATTTGACCAATGTGCCCTCGATTCAATGGCGACCTTTAAAGCCAGCGCGAAATCAGGTGACTTGGTGCCAAGTATGGCGCATGGCCTATCGACCACCAGTTACGCACAAGGTGCGATTTTTGATGTGGTGACGAACTTCTTCAACGATCCAAAAGCGGATCCAAAACAAGCGGCGAAAAAGCTGGCTAAAGCGGTTAAAGCAGCCATTTAA
- a CDS encoding carbohydrate ABC transporter permease — protein sequence MSSQINFARLFIYSALTFFCLVYLMPLFVMVITSFKTLPDIKAGNLMSLPKEWVFDAWYKAWDSACTGVKCEGVKGYFWNSFQMVIPAVAISTLLGAFNGYVVTKWQFRGSNLFFSLLLFGCFIPFQVILLPMAAVLGKLGLANTTTGLVLVHVIYGMAFTTLFFRNFYIGVPDELIKAAKLDGAGFFTIFFKILLPISTPIIMVTVIWQFTAIWNDFLFGVVYSGSETQPITVALNNLVNTSTGVKEYNVDMAAAIIAALPTLLVYVLAGKYFVRGLTAGSVKG from the coding sequence ATGAGTAGTCAGATTAATTTCGCACGGCTGTTTATCTACAGCGCGTTAACCTTTTTCTGCTTAGTGTACCTGATGCCTCTGTTTGTCATGGTGATCACCTCGTTTAAAACCTTGCCAGATATTAAAGCGGGTAACTTGATGAGTTTGCCAAAAGAGTGGGTATTTGATGCTTGGTATAAGGCTTGGGATAGCGCGTGTACCGGCGTGAAATGTGAAGGGGTTAAAGGGTATTTCTGGAATTCATTTCAAATGGTGATCCCGGCGGTGGCGATTTCAACCCTATTGGGGGCATTTAATGGTTACGTTGTGACCAAATGGCAATTTCGTGGCTCAAACCTGTTTTTCAGCTTGTTACTGTTTGGGTGCTTTATCCCGTTTCAAGTCATCTTATTACCGATGGCAGCCGTGCTCGGGAAGCTGGGTTTAGCCAATACCACCACCGGGCTTGTGCTGGTGCATGTGATATACGGCATGGCTTTTACCACCTTGTTCTTCCGCAACTTCTATATCGGGGTCCCTGATGAACTGATCAAAGCCGCGAAGCTGGATGGCGCGGGTTTCTTCACCATCTTTTTCAAAATTCTGCTGCCGATCTCAACCCCGATCATCATGGTGACGGTGATCTGGCAGTTTACCGCGATTTGGAATGATTTCTTATTTGGTGTGGTGTATTCCGGCTCAGAAACCCAGCCAATTACCGTCGCGCTGAATAACTTAGTGAACACCAGTACTGGGGTGAAGGAATATAACGTTGATATGGCGGCCGCCATCATTGCCGCACTGCCGACGTTGTTGGTTTATGTTTTAGCAGGGAAATACTTTGTCCGTGGGTTAACAGCGGGATCAGTAAAAGGATAA